In Corylus avellana chromosome ca2, CavTom2PMs-1.0, the following proteins share a genomic window:
- the LOC132172272 gene encoding sec-independent protein translocase protein TATA, chloroplastic → MEISSVTLSFSSNPRIPLPSLPFSSSNSSFLSSIATTAFLKKTKPKSNTLVVTRTRTRTEPAKKGLTCNALFGLGVPELVVIAGVAALVFGPKKLPEVGKSIGKTVKSFQQAAKEFESEIKKEPDSIPEAPVEKPTALSEEEKQGVEVPSSKESV, encoded by the exons ATGGAGATCTCATCTGTAACTCTATCTTTCTCTTCAAATCCAAGAATACCCTTaccttctctccctttctcttcctccaacTCCTCCTTTCTCTCCAGCATTGCCACCACCGCTTTCTTGAAGAAAACCAAGCCCAAAAGTAACACTCTGGTGGTGACCAGAACCAGGACCAGAACTGAGCCAGCCAAGAAGGGTCTCACCTGCAACGCTTTGTTTGGTCTTGGCGTGCCCGAGCTGGTTGTTATTGCGGGAGTTGCGGCTCTGGTTTTTGGGCCCAAGAAGTTGCCCGAAGTGGGCAAGAGTATTGGCAAGACCGTCAAGAGCTTTCAACAG GCAGCAAAAGAGTTTGAGtctgaaattaaaaaagaaccCGATTCCATACCAGAGGCCCCAGTGGAGAAACCTACAGCCTTGAGTGAAGAGGAGAAACAAGGTGTCGAAGTTCCAAGCTCAAAGGAGAGCGTATGA